Part of the Synechococcus sp. MU1617 genome, CGGGAGCGATGCCACCCACATCGGCGTGATGGCCACGGCTGGCCACAAAGAAGCTGGGTTGATCCCCGTTGCAGAACACCGGCGAGATGGCGGTGATGTCGGGCAAGTGGGTTCCGCCATGGAAAGGATCGTTGCTGAGCAGCGTGTCGCCGGGCTGCAGCGGTGCGACATCACCGGTCGCCACCTGGGCCAGCAGGTCGCGAACGCTGTCGCCCATCGATCCAAGGTGCACCGGAATGTGGGGGGCATTGGCCACCAGAGCACCCGTGGCATCGAACAACGCACAGGAAAAATCCAGACGCTCGCGGATGTTCACGGAGCGACTGCTTTGCCGCAGCTGTTCCCCCATCTGTTCAGCGATCGCCATGAAGCGGTGGCGAAACAGTTCCGCCTGCAACGGGTCGTGGCCATCGGCCTGTGCCAGCACCGGTGATCCGTCTGCGGGATACGAGCGCTCCAGCAACAGCGTGCCCCCCTCCGCCACCCGGGCCTGCCAGCCTGGCTCCAGCACCGTGCAGCCAGTGGCTTCGGCGATCAAGGCCGGGCCTTCAATCCGCTGATTCAGCGGCAGAGCACTGCGGTTCAGCAACGGAGCCTGCGTCCAGCCGCTCAGCTCCAGGTGCATCGACACCTGCGGGGATGTCTCCACCCCTGGTCTTGGTTCGGCCATCTCAGCTGTGGCTGTGGCATCGAACTGTTGGGGTGCTGTGACCTCAACATTGAGCTGTTCGACGATTAGGGCCTGATCGGCATCAATGCAGTAGCCGTAGCGTTGCTGATGGCTCGCCTGGAAAGCCGAGATCACGGCATCAACGCCTTGCTCGGCGTACCAGGTGAGCACCAGGGTCTGCTCGGCAGAGGGATAACGCAGGGCCAGGTTGACCCAGACCTCTGGCTCCCCCGCATCGGCATCAGCGCGATCCCCCTGGCGACTCAAGGTCTCCTGCGCTTCACCCATCAGCCGCTCCACCTGATCCGGCAGGGCCGCCAACAGATCAGAGGAAAGGGCAACGCCGAGATGCACCTGCCGCCGGCAGCGCTGGCGGGCCTGACCCATACCGAAGGCGGAGAGAACACCGGCCATGGGATGCAACAGCACTGTGCTCAGACCCAGTTCATCCGCCAGGCGACAGGCGTGCTGACCACCAGCGCCTCCGTAGGCCACCAACACCCCGCCGCGAATGTCCTCACCGCGATGCAGCGACACCCTGCGGATCGCAGCGGCCATGGTTTCCACCGCCAGTTGCAACGCCCCAGATGCCACCCGCTCCGAGGTCTGCCCCAGCGCTGCCGCGAGCTCCGCGAAGTGATGCCGCACCACCTCCACATCCGGTGGCAGATCCCCGGACGGGCCGAACACCGCCGGGAAGCGGTCCACCTGAAGCCTCCCCAGCAGCAGGTTGGCGTCGGTGATGGTGAGCGGTCCGCCGGCGCGATAACAGGCCGGGCCCGGTTGGGCTCCAGCGGAGCGGGGCCCAACCCGCAGCCGCTCCCCTTGTAGCTCCAGCACCGATCCACCTCCGGCCGCCACGGTTTCAATCGGGAGACGTGGGGCCAGCAACTGCAAGCCGGCGATCTCGGTCTGTTCTTTCACTTGCCGCAAGGCCTGCGCATCGGCAGAAGCCACGCAGAACACATCTGTGGACGTGCCCCCCATGTCGAAGCCCAGCACCGGCACTCCGTCAAAGCCGGCCATCCGTGCCGCGGCGATCGCCCCGACCATCCCGGCCGCCGGCCCCGAAAGGATGGTGTCTTTGGCCTTCAGCTTGTCTGGAGCCTGCAACGCTCCGCTGGAGGTCATCACCCGCAGTGGTGTGGCGGCGCCCAACGCCCCTTGCACCTGCTGCAGGTAGCCATCCAGCACCGGATGCACCGCCCCCTCCACCAACGCCGTCTGCCCCCGCGGCACCAGGCGGGGCATCACGCTCACCTGGTGGGAACAAACCACGGTGCGAAAGCCAAGCTCCCGCAGCAATGCGGCGCAGCGCTGCTCATGGACTGGGTTGCGTTGGGCATGCAGTAACGCCACCACGGCGACGTCCAGGCCGGAACGGCGCAACTCCTCAAGACGCCGCCGCAAAAGTTGATCCAGCACCAGGGGCTCCACCTCCTCACCCCGGGCATCGAGTCGACCGGCCAGCTCCAGCACCGTTTGCGCCAGGAAGGGGCGCTGGGGCTGCTCAAGCGCGAACAAATCGTCGCGATGTTGATCGCCGATCCAAAGCTGATCCCTCAGCCCGGCATTGGTGAGCAACAGCAACGATGCACCAGCCCCCTCCAGCAGCGCATTGGTGGCCACGGTGGTGCCGAGGCGCACGTCGTCGACATCCCCCAAATCCACGGGCGGTGAAGCCGACGTCAACATCGCTTCCATGGCCGACACCGCAGGGTCTGCGGCACCGGCCTGCTCCGAGAGCACCTTGCGCACGTGCAGCTGGCCTTCTGGATCGCGACCGATCAGATCGGTGAAGGTGCCACCGCGATCAATCCAGAAGCACCACCCCATCGCAAGGCGACTGACAACTGGAATCCACCTTGCCGCGCCGACTCAACGACGGGCTACGGCGTACTGATCCCTCCACAGAATCGCCTCCAGAGGGACCACATCCCAGGGCTGAGGAAGCTGAAGGCCAGCATGAACCGCACGGTGCCGGTGCTCACTGATCCAAAGCAGAGAGCCCACAACCCAGTTGGGGAGGTTGGCCAGGAGCCGAGCCTCGAACTCCTGGTCCGTCTCGTGCTCGTCGTAAAGCAGCACCGTCATCACCTCGCGGTCATCCATGGTCCAGCGGACCAGCCAGGTGAGCAGTGGCTCAGGGATCAGCGACTCCCGAAGATCGAAATTTTCCTGAATGGCATGCACCATCTCGTGGCGCAGCACCCGTTCAAGGTCCTGATCAGCACGATGAACGTTGGCATGACAAAGCTCAATCAGATTCGTGCCAGTGATGTAGCCACCCATTAGGCCCGGTTGATCACGGCAGTCACGGGGACTTTCGACAACACTCACACCGGACAGCGCGAGAAAGACAGATAAACCGAGGTCCCACATCCTGCACCTCCTTAAACATCCCTTAAGGATCCAAGCACTGATCTCGCGCGTCTCAACATCTGCTCAACAAAGCGTCTCCTGTCTTTCCTTTCAGGACACAACCTGAGAACGTTGAGTAGCAACTGCCGCCCGAACGCTTGGACAAGCTCGCCACGGCCTGGGCGATCTTTCAGGGGTTGCTGCTGGAAGCCGTTCCGTTTCTGCTGCTCGGCGTTGCCATCGCAGGGCTGGCCCGATGGGCGGTGCCCCCGGGTGCCTGGATCGAACGGCTCCCCAAGAACCCTGTGCTGGCTCCGATCATCGGGGCCCTGATGGGTTTTGCCCTCCCGGCCTGCGAATGCGGCAACGTTCCCGTCGCCCGCCGTCTGCTGGCCAGCGGGGCACCGATGGGCACGGCCTTCGGCTTTCTGTTTGCAGCCCCGGTGCTGAATCCCATCGTGCTGGCCAGCACCTGGGCCGCGTTTCCTGATCAGCCCTGGCTGCTGGTGGCCCGGCCATTGGGGGCCTTTCTGCTGGCGATCCTGCTGAGTCTGTTGCTGGTGCAACTGCCCGAGACGCAGCTCCTGGCAACCGCACTTCTGGAGGAACGCCGCATGAGCCAACCCCTCAGCAATCTGGGGCTGCTCCAGCGCAGCAGTGGTGTGATCGGCGGATCACCCAGCCCCCCCCGATCCATGAGCGGCCGGCGCCTCCAGGCCTGGCAGGTGCTGGACCAGAGCTGCCGCGAATTTCTCGATCTTTTGGCACTACTGGTGCTGGGTTGCGTGATTGCGGCCCTGGTGCAGACCTGGCTGCCACGCAGTTGGCTGTTGGCCGTGGGGGGCGCGCCGACGGCATCGATCCTGGCCTTGATGCTGCTGGCGGTGGTGGTGTCGGTCTGCTCCAGCGTGGATGCCTTTCTTGCCCTGGGGTTTGCGGCTCAGATCACCCCAGGAGCCCTGCTGGCCTTCCTCTTGCTGGGCCCCGTTGTGGATCTCAAACTCGCA contains:
- a CDS encoding hydantoinase B/oxoprolinase family protein; its protein translation is MGWCFWIDRGGTFTDLIGRDPEGQLHVRKVLSEQAGAADPAVSAMEAMLTSASPPVDLGDVDDVRLGTTVATNALLEGAGASLLLLTNAGLRDQLWIGDQHRDDLFALEQPQRPFLAQTVLELAGRLDARGEEVEPLVLDQLLRRRLEELRRSGLDVAVVALLHAQRNPVHEQRCAALLRELGFRTVVCSHQVSVMPRLVPRGQTALVEGAVHPVLDGYLQQVQGALGAATPLRVMTSSGALQAPDKLKAKDTILSGPAAGMVGAIAAARMAGFDGVPVLGFDMGGTSTDVFCVASADAQALRQVKEQTEIAGLQLLAPRLPIETVAAGGGSVLELQGERLRVGPRSAGAQPGPACYRAGGPLTITDANLLLGRLQVDRFPAVFGPSGDLPPDVEVVRHHFAELAAALGQTSERVASGALQLAVETMAAAIRRVSLHRGEDIRGGVLVAYGGAGGQHACRLADELGLSTVLLHPMAGVLSAFGMGQARQRCRRQVHLGVALSSDLLAALPDQVERLMGEAQETLSRQGDRADADAGEPEVWVNLALRYPSAEQTLVLTWYAEQGVDAVISAFQASHQQRYGYCIDADQALIVEQLNVEVTAPQQFDATATAEMAEPRPGVETSPQVSMHLELSGWTQAPLLNRSALPLNQRIEGPALIAEATGCTVLEPGWQARVAEGGTLLLERSYPADGSPVLAQADGHDPLQAELFRHRFMAIAEQMGEQLRQSSRSVNIRERLDFSCALFDATGALVANAPHIPVHLGSMGDSVRDLLAQVATGDVAPLQPGDTLLSNDPFHGGTHLPDITAISPVFCNGDQPSFFVASRGHHADVGGIAPGSMPSFSRTITDEGLLLRNQLFVRQGRVLAGDLEAVWSGMATPPRNPPELLADLQAQVAANQAGIVALQSLVEREGKTLVQRQMTLLQQEAARSVQRLLLRLTDTRHQLALDDGSSLVVQVSLDPKRQRLRLDFSGTSHQRPGNFNAPLAVTRAAVLYVIRCLLDSDIPLNEGCFAPLDLVVPAGCLLNPCSPAAVVAGNVEVSQALCNLLFAAFGAQAAGQGTMNNFSFGNGRCQYYETVAGGGGAGEGFAGSVGLQSHMTNSRLTDPEVLESRYPVRLESFAVRSGSGGQGRWPGGAGLERTIRFLEPMNVSLISGSRQVPPFGLNGGASGACGENLRLDRDGVAHPLPGAVQLELQAGEAIRMLTPGGGGMGR
- a CDS encoding permease is translated as MDKLATAWAIFQGLLLEAVPFLLLGVAIAGLARWAVPPGAWIERLPKNPVLAPIIGALMGFALPACECGNVPVARRLLASGAPMGTAFGFLFAAPVLNPIVLASTWAAFPDQPWLLVARPLGAFLLAILLSLLLVQLPETQLLATALLEERRMSQPLSNLGLLQRSSGVIGGSPSPPRSMSGRRLQAWQVLDQSCREFLDLLALLVLGCVIAALVQTWLPRSWLLAVGGAPTASILALMLLAVVVSVCSSVDAFLALGFAAQITPGALLAFLLLGPVVDLKLAGLFTVLMRPKAILITAISASLGVLLIGQWINLWLL